GCTTTGCTTTATATAATACTGAGTACAATACTACCCCTAATAACTATTAATTTCAGCATTTTCATATTTAGCAAGGTAACTGAATTCATGACCGATATCCTCCTGACATAAATGCCACTAACATGGTGTGTTACAGATGTTTCAGATGGTGGATCACGCCAGCGACACCTTGGTGGAGTCCCTGAGGAAGAGGCTGAAGGAAGGAGAAGGGATGACGGATATGATGGAGTAGGTCAAACAACTATCAATTATACGgaaaatatttgcaaaattaACACTTTAACTTACGTTAAAATATACTGATCTTATCTGGAATTTAAAACCACATATTTTATTGGATATAGAGGTATACCAGGAGCTTTATGGGAAATACCACAATGAACCCAGCACCAATCAACTAATCGATGTGTGGAATAAGCgttttaaaaatgcaaacattCATCATAAACATGACCTATTTATTGATGGTAAAATGGAGTGTTAGCAACACTCTAAAGATCCTTATTTCCCTGTCATATCCAAGTAAAAATAGTTATGTGGCATGCTATGAAAATGTATATGTGGAAGCAACCCACTACGTGAACAATTGGCCAAAAGTTTGAGCTACagcaaaacatgttttgttatgtacatgtgtgtattgtTCATTTGGCCTTTGTGGTGAACATCTAATTGTTTGCTATAAACAAATTTATATCAGAGAAAAATTTCGCGGGAAAACTTGAAAGTGAAATAAAGTATTTACCGAATattgtacacaatgtatatatatatgaatgtttaaataaattgttataGGTGATCGTACATAATGGTTTGTcctatcatttttttcaattcggTATGTACTTAAATTATTATTGCCTTCTTTTGAGGGCTCTAGGGTTTCATAGTATTGTTTTGTGATGGCATAGTACCCTCGGCTCGGGTACTATgacatccctcgacaatactataaGACCAGAGTGCCCTCAAAAGACggcaaaaatatataaatgtacaatggACTGTGGGTAAGATCGCTTGATGGTGAATATATTGTTTACGCAAAAATGAAGTGGTTTACAATGGTTAACAGGGCGTATCATGCATAGCTACAGGTATTCGTTCTGTAACCTAGATCGATGCCATTATTTACATATCTGATactttatattgttatattgtagaGTGTATGGTGGATTTACTATGGACGTGATCTGTTCCACAGCCTTCGGTATCCAAGTGGACTCACAAAAGAACCCTAACGACGAATTCGTTGTCAACGCTAGAAAGTTTATGAATTTGAATTTTTCCTCCCcgattatattgattttaagtAAGTGCGTGTTTGCTTAAACTGCTCATCCATTTATagtcaattatttttttacaataccTTAAAATTACGTCATGGCGCATGGACATTGCACAAACAACTGGAACTGGTTTTTAATTCGAATATGTAGCCCGGCTTTTTATTAGTAAACTTGTGTAGTTTTTTAATTAGAAATTTCATGTTATAAGCGCAAAATTGTTATATGGATTTTGATTGAAATCAAAGGCATGGTAtggtacatgtaatgttatgtaaaaaaaattaattttaaaggtCATGACCTATCGGGAAATCAAGTGATGTGATGCCAATGGCATTGGCATTGTAATTATTCCTTTCATTGAACTAGAGTTGTTAGGTGAGAGTTGTCTTTCTTGTGTTTCCGGATTAGTATTCCTACCCAGACTCGGCTTCCTGATGCCTCTCCTTGGCTTGTCCTTCGCTGATAAAGGTGTACAGGCGTTTTTCCGAAAAGTAACAATAAAACTTCTCAATGAACGTGTTGCTGGAAATAAGGTAAAGAATAGATACGTGATCGATGGGATTGTTACAAAGAATTTAAATAAGAATTCACTCAGGcttattcttttacataaccaagaagcaaaatatggcataaatgtattgttctacatttcttatgaaacatataacataaaatattgacaaattccacgtcattgtaaagtattttaattgataccgttgaaattacaaatcgttgatcaatacgataaagcaggtacatgtatacgttgtacccttacccgagccaaagtcacgcacgctaaacaaatgaactacataaccactgaggaggtgataaaatgatttttaggcaagacaattcacctaataaggtaaacacactactgtcagagcgatttgagcagttctagacaaaagttgcattattTTACgtgcaagggacagggttcggcatacaagacttttgaccacaatgtgtaatggcggacaccgagcgagtttgaatatttcacacacatttcaacaccatgggcttttctggcatatcacagtaaaaccgactgatctaatttccattagaacgggtttgtttccaatatatggacaaattttaatgttctcttagaccgaattgtccctttaaataagAACAGCACATACTTTATTCATCAAATACACTTCAATTCATAACATTTCGCAAAAAAGCTCAACAACAGATAACCATAACGGTCCCTTTTTaatcaaaactacaaaaaaaaacctagaaaATCAGTTAAAGTAAAGTCTTTCAAACGTGTTTATAATTTTCAGGAAAAAGCAGATTTCCTTCAGTTGATGAAAAATATACAAGAAAACAAAGATGACGATGCCAAAGAAGATGGCAGCGAACCGTTTAGAGGAAATAAGCTACCGTCATCATGGTCAAGAAAAGGTAAACAATAAAGAAATATGCTGATAAAATAGTTAAATCAGGACGCACTCTGATTAAAAGCATTTGTCTTTGACTTTGTTTACTAAGTTTTACGCCAGAGGCAATGAAGGCAACCAACAAGTCATGAACATAATGGTTTTGGTAAGATTTAAATCCAGAAaattgtttggtttggttttcaACATAAATGCAGTGGAACGACTGTCTCGcacattgtcagtataatgtgacccggTGGGTTTTATTGTTTGGTGACTTCggtggtatgcttcagtgagagatctctataaaaagggcaagaacTCCACTATTACACAATTACATAGCGACTTATCACGAATATACTGCCGCATCTCATACCATACAATTATTAACACGAAACGCATTGCATACAATGGAAGCCGTCCTTTGGTAACCTTAGCTGTTCAGTAGGACGTTGAACCCAACCAACCAACACTTTTAATTTCAGGTATACTGGTACACATTATCTAATTATCAGAATTATAGCTCAGATAACATACATATGATACACTGAGCTTTATTATTGACGTTCACTCTGAATAAGACTTTTATGTAAGTAATTTCTCTATTACACAACAGATATCACGTTTGATGAAATTCTTGGAAACGCTGAGATCTTTTTCTTCGGAGGCTACGAGACTACTACTATAGCCTTATCAATGGCGTCCTATTATCTCGCTATACATCCGGAGTACCAGGACAAACTAAGACAGGAAATCTCGGACAAGATCGGCTCGGTATGGACACTGTTTCACATACTTCTTCCTGTATTATACTGAACCAACAGTTTATTTTGTAGTGATTATTTTTTGTCATCCATTGTCTTGTGTTTGGGATTGGAAGGCCATTGTAGACATGTTCGGTTTGCCGAGTCTCTCTCACATCCCTATTGTCTCATTGGGAACGTTTGTTTATGGCAATGCTTCCTCACAGTGCGAACCTTGActaaaatgcaaacaaaattaCCCTGTAACTGCTTTCAACTGTATTTTAGTTGGTTTTATGATCGACAATTAGTGTCTATGTTTCTATATTCACAGAGTCCCCTGACATACGAAAATGTTCGTCAAATCGAATACCTGGAAATGGTCATCAATGAAACCCTTCGAATCAACCCTCCCTTTACATTGTAAGTGTTTACATTGGGGACACAGAGATTGCTGATAGATTCGTTTTATACAAGTAGCTATATCGGCATGCAACATCTACCTTTccaagaaaaataatgaaaacgatGTTAAGTAAATTCGGTTGTTTACTAAAGTATGAGAAGTTCTGAAGTAGTTCATAAATAACTtgattgttttgattttgtttttgattttgttgttgttgattttttatgtatttataaaattttgtttccaTATGTATTGGCTGTTTCTGATTAAGGAAcccttgttttgttttattaattttcaaatgatgGTCGGCAATAAAATCTTGTGAACTATTACACTGGCAATACATAAAGCTGTAACACATACACATCCTCGATATTGCAGGAGTTACTACCATTGTCGTTATAGCCCCAGCCATGGACTATGCCATAGCAAAATTGAAAGCATTTCAAGAGAAAAAAGATTTAATAGGGAGCGACGCCTAACTTCAAAGTAATActaccgttattcgattcttcTTATATGCATCAAAGGTTTATCATCTGTTGTCGCACACACATATagccttcagttttgatatgacatagtccagtgctggatataacgacagtgatagcaaCCCATGCAGTATTGAGGGTGATACACCAATTAATACCAATGGTTCTGCTATCACAGCACAGATAGGGTGTGCCAGAGAGATACTGTGATCAATGGTGTCCAGATCCCGGCCGGTATGAACATATCCATCCCGATTTATTGTATACACCACGATCCGGATAATTGGCAGGATCCGGACAAGTTCCTGCCAGAAAGGTACGTGCATATTTTGACGTTATTAAAGTGACAaataacacacaagtcaaaCTGAAATGACATATTTAAGTCAAACTAAACAATTAGAAACCAATGTAAAGTCTAGAGCGGTGTGACTATGTTTTACAGCCAATGACACATATTTGGCGGTGTACGCGCTTTTGTATGTAGTCTACGAATCGTCCTTCGAAGGTATTAGCCACTGATTATACTAGTGATTTGCTTGTATATCACTTCTTCGTTGTAGTTGATAAAAGGTGTATAGGCATCGGGCGCAACTTTAGATATTGCTTTTGCctcatagattgttgtgttgcctgtaaattttggcaaaatatgcaaacaaTTGTACATTTGAATTAAACGAGTCCACTGCGCCGGTagatatttctgtcaccaaataaccataCCATCATGTTTACTAGATATGTTCACTTTTGCATACACGATAAGGTCAACGGAGATAAGACACCTCAATACTCCTGATCAAATAGGCTAAGTAATGGATTTCCGtggaaaacatattttacaatattttaatggcCTTTGTGGAataatactacatttatataaatgtttaatcTGTTGATCTTTAATGACTATCTTCAAACATACAGGTTTTCTCACTGCCACTCCAAccaaaagttttaaaattttaactaaattataaaaatgattacACCTTTTTTACATACAGGTTTGCTGACAAAGACAACCTTGACCCCCTGACCTTTCTTCCGTTTGGGTACGGACCGCGGACGTGTATTGGGATGAGGCTGGCCTTTATGGAGATGAAAATGTCGCTTGCTAAAGTCATCCGAAATTTCCGCCTTTCTGTTTGCAGTGAAACTAAGGTAATCATTGTGTTTTACTTTTactggggccgcggtggccgagtggttaagatgtaccgacatattaccacatgccctcgcgagttcgaatcccatgtggggcagttgccaggtactggccgctggtcggtggttttctccgggtactccggctttcctccaccaacaaacctggcacgtctttaaatgaccctggctgttaataggacgttaaactaatcaaaccaaaccaattttatttttacgaCCTACGTTGTCTTGTTGCTCCAACAAAGCATATACCGTAGTCAGTTATCTAAACGGGCCATATTTTTGTGGTTTTAAAAcgataaaattatgttttaaaagtttCACATTTACGCAATCTAGCtttcatgttatatatgattcaacaaTGTCTCGATATATAGCAGGTCACGTTTTGGCGGCCATACATAACCGGCTTTGCGGAAATGCTTGCagttattttttacatatatggAAATTCTCAACAAATAATACTTTTCTGTCTTTAGGTATTTGAGTACGCACAATGTAGATAAACTCGCCTTCGGGATaaacttttatatttcaatCTTTAATTATATGCTAGCTCTCTAAACTTGAGGGTGTATAATACTTAGTTGAATAATCGCAAACTTTTTATATTTGAGGTACCACCTGAATTCATGAAGATAGGAATTCTGAAGCCAAAGTCCGTTAATCTCAAAGTGGAGAAAATTGGGTCAAAGTGAACTGGAGAAAAGTGGATTATAGTCAGCTGGAGAAAATTGGGTCATAATGAGCTGGAGACAAATGGGTCTTAGTGAGCTGGAGAAAATTGGGTCATAATGAGCTGGAGAAAATTGGGTCATAATGAGCTGGAGAAAATTGGGTCATAATGCATTGGAGAAAATTTGGTCATAGTGTGCTCGAGAAAATGGGGTCATAGTGAGCTGGAGAAAATGGGATCATAATGAACTGGAGAAAACTGGGTCATAAAGAGCTGGAGGAAATGGGTTCATAACGACCTGGAAAAAATTGGGTCATAATGAGCTGGAGAAAATGGGTTCATAACGACCTGGAAAAAATTGGGTCATAATGAACTGGAAAAACACAGGTCATAGTGAGCTAGAGAAAATCGGGTCATAATGACCTGGAGAAAATTGGGTTGTACTGAGCTGTAGAAAATCGGGTTATTGTGAGGTGGACTGAAAGTTAAGAATGAGATCTACGCTTTACATAAACATACGATCCGTCATGTTCAGACATAGTTGTCTCGGTGGCTTTGAAAATAACGGCAATCGAATGTCAACTTGCATATATAACACAATCTAATTTGTATTATTGAAGGACTAAAATAAGTTTGATAACTTGTGTCGAGTCCAATTGTATATTTCAGATAAAATACAATACAGTTTTGTATGTTCAATCCCCAAGTAACATTATTTGTACGATATAAATGTTAAGTGTAAAGCTATCTAAATGACAACATCAACCAACCAACATAAAGACTGGGCaaatttaataaacatttacacataaaattattaCAAGTAAAGCTATCTAAATGACAACATCAACCAACCAACATAAAGACTGGGCaaatttaataaacatttacacataaaattattaCAAGTCAATATCCATTgacagtaaaaataaaataaattaattgtacATATAGAGAAAAATTGAAAAGTTGAAATGTCTAAAAAACTTTAACCCCCTACATTATATGGAGAGAACTATCTATAGTAATACCACTATGGAGATAGGAAGCAATGCGAATAATATTACCCTAGTGGGCAAGCAAAAGGGGATGGGAGGGTGggttaaaaagatatttaatgGCCCACCAAGCGTACTCCCATACTGCATGGAGCTATGCATTGTAACAGCGTGCACATGGCTGTAAAACTGTTCTACTACTTAGAGAGCATCGCAAGGGGGTAACTCTAACCGCCATGTCCGGAAAAGGCCCCAGAGGCCTGTATATTTTTACAGtcttacaaaatttaattttaccaAAATTATCACTTTGCACGATATAAATGTTAAGTGTAAAGCTATCTAAATGACAACAGCAACCAACCAACATAAAGACTGGGCAAATTCAATAAACATTTACACATTTAATTATTACAAGTCAATATACATTgacagtaaaaataaaataaattgattgtacATATAGAGAAAAATTGAAAAGTTGAAATGCCTAAAAaaagtagatatgataggaccagtatttggccttaatttttcaggccgaaaaaatattaactctgatccaaatcaatttcacatcaataaatactctcatacttgccattcatcaaaacataacttttcataaccatgtacacgatgtgctgcacctatgacgtcatcaaattgatgattttcctcttctcgtcaaattttgctagaaatttatcatctttaggttagaaaaggctcgaaatggatttggccgccaccttggagcaactttatattttgcatgagTATGCGTAAATATAGgttacacaacgtgtgaaaatctctttctgctccacgaaggcggccacattcatttttagagaaaaccacttaaaaagtatatttttcaaggatttttgtgaaaaatggcgggaaactgcatgttgatgacgtcatagtgaacataactggcacatgcgggatattttcgggatgtaatgtgttagcaaatgtattcaactgttatatggcaaaatatatTGTTCTTTACTGGATAACTAATTTTGGGgacatattcgagtcttaacgtaccttctcctttaaCCCCAAGCCCAGTGAAAATTGGTTGATTAGTGAAGTAATtggttaaagaaaaaaatagttatggTATATGTACAAATGGAAAAATAGGGAGACAGCCAGGCGTGGTTAGCTTGTGCACAAAACATCAATTCAACGCAACTGATTTTGTAAATTCTTGCATAGTACGCAATTTTACATCATTGTCATGTTCTATATATCTATAGACAGCTTCACTGGACCAAAGACCAATATGCTTGATAACGTCCACAGGAACACCTAGTTTGTTGAGCCACGTGGCTCCACCTCTACGGAAAGAATGTCCTTTGATATTCGAGGATGGAATGCCGGCCTTTGTCAAGCAGCCATGAAGCAAACTGAGAAAAGTTCTATAACACAGGGCCGACCCATCGTTCTGAAGAAACAAAGGGCCCAAACGGTCTGCAGACTTGGAGAACTGTAATAATACTAGAATAGCATTTGCTGGACATAATACACTAGATTTTTCTAATTTGGGGAGGTAC
The DNA window shown above is from Argopecten irradians isolate NY chromosome 8, Ai_NY, whole genome shotgun sequence and carries:
- the LOC138329246 gene encoding cytochrome P450 3A8-like yields the protein MDVRGMMKSVDRPGSIKISIYTQHFTIGWYSLWSGWTEGFTYRMEVLGLTVPLWLVLTLLIMALYTYMMSRHHGTFKKLSIPRPSLVPILGSLREIKKKGFQQFQKECMAKYGKVWGFYGGLTPQTLVVGDKDMLRQILVKDFSNFPDRVVFKGFNGDLETSLNHLTGDDWKHVRNKITPVFSSGKLRKMFQMVDHASDTLVESLRKRLKEGEGMTDMMEVYGGFTMDVICSTAFGIQVDSQKNPNDEFVVNARKFMNLNFSSPIILILIFLPRLGFLMPLLGLSFADKGVQAFFRKVTIKLLNERVAGNKEKADFLQLMKNIQENKDDDAKEDGSEPFRGNKLPSSWSRKDITFDEILGNAEIFFFGGYETTTIALSMASYYLAIHPEYQDKLRQEISDKIGSSPLTYENVRQIEYLEMVINETLRINPPFTFTDRVCQRDTVINGVQIPAGMNISIPIYCIHHDPDNWQDPDKFLPERFADKDNLDPLTFLPFGYGPRTCIGMRLAFMEMKMSLAKVIRNFRLSVCSETKVPPEFMKIGILKPKSVNLKVEKIGSK